From the Anopheles merus strain MAF chromosome 2L, AmerM5.1, whole genome shotgun sequence genome, the window GCGGGCACAACGACGATTTCATCCGGGCGTTTTCGTCGCGGACGCCGCTTCTCTTGCTGATGAATGTCCAtccgctgctactgctgcccaTTTCGCTGGTGCGGCCACTGCTGATGCTGCCGGtgtgctggctgctgctgggctgACTGCCGGGGCAGATTCACTCCATTCTGCTTATTCCCACGCCGATTGCCGCGAACGACCTCCACCCACGTTCCTGGCTCGTCAAGTACCGCCGAGGATGCCGACTCCGCCACGCCCTGACGCTGAGCACGCCCGCTCTGCTGCACCGTCGGCCATTGCTGCGCAGGTagccgctgctgccgttgttgttgctgctgctgctgacgccaCCTTTGGCGCTGTTGATCTTccagctgctgccgctgttcTTGTCGTTGCTGGCTTTCCATCCTCCGAAGCAGCTCCTGCTCCCGCTGCAGTTCCTGCTGGCTCTCTAGCCGAGCTCCGCCGGTTCCACCAAGGGTTTGCGCTAGAAGAGCGTTGAAGAGCTCCTTCTCCTTGCGGAGCTCTTCGCGGTGTTCCGCTTCGCGTACCCGAGCTTCTTCGCGCGCCTCTTTTACCTCCCTTAGCGCTTCCTTCAGCTGCTCGTTGGAGGCCTCCATTTGCAAGCGCAGCAACTGGATCTGCTCCTCCAACCGCTTGACAATGCCGACCGTCGTCTCATTATCAGCTTTTGCATCCGCCAGCATCCGACGCACTTCTCCGGTAGAAACCGGTGTTGAAGTCGCCGGCTTCGTCGCCGTTCCCGCCGATTTCACTCCTCCCGTTGCCATGGTCCTCGCTGGCACTCCTGCCGATGACGGTTCCTCGACGATGGTCCCGAGTTTTTTCTCGCTCACCGGCTTCTTTGTTGCGACGGTAGGACGCTCATCGACCTATATTGTCCTTCCTCTCAGTCGCGTTTCCATGGTGGCGGGTTGTTACCCCCCGCCACCACGAATCTCCCCGACGCTGTGATGCTATGAGAAGCGCACACACAGCGACACGGAACGCCACGCGCGGGCAACGGAGCGCCACGCGCGGCAACAGCCGAGAAAGTTCCATgcgctcgcgcacacacacacacgcgggcaACGGAACGCCCCGCGCAGCAACAGCCGAGAAAATTCCACGCGCTCGCGCAAACACTCACCGACACGggacacacgcgcacacacacccgcgcGGGCAAAAGGAAGCCACGCGCGGCAACAGCTGAGAAAGTTGTAGAAAGTTTCAGAAGGCTCTACTCGCGCTCGCTCACACACTCACTAACACGGAACACACGCGCGGGCAACGGAACGCCACGCGCGGCAACAGCCGAGAAAATTCCACGCGCTcgcgcacacattcacacgcgCATACATACACGCGCGAGCAAAAGGAAGCCACGCGCGGCAACAGCCGAGAAAATTCCACGCGCTcgcgcacacattcacacacgcatacatacacGCGCGGGCAAAAGGAAGCCACGCGCGGCAACAGCCGAGAAAGTTCTAGAAAGTTCCAGAAGGTTCTACTCGCGCTCGCTCACACACTCACTAACACGGAACAAACGCGCGCACACTCATCGACACGGAACACACGGTCGATACACGAACCTCACAATGTCCTCGATATCCCTCAAAACACTCCACCGACTTTCACAAACCACGTCTCCAAATCCTCGTCTCCTCAAagcacacacgcgcaaacaACCTGATTTGCGACTACGGTTTAACCCTATTGCTTTGCTGACCGGCTTCCCTAGCTTCAGAAGCCTCTAACACTTTTTCAACTGCAGAGAGCCACAATTTGTTCATTAGTAGTGAGTCCATTTTATCACATTAAATTTTCTGCGACattgtttttataaaatatcaaCACATCACACAATTGCATCTATATCAACAATCCACCGGTAATAACGATTTTACAGCAAGTTTACGCATCAGCGCTATTGACCGACCAAAACGCCGTCACACGAAGCGCAAACTTTTTGACAGATGTTTTGATCAAATTCCAAatttacgccaaagtttacgcttcgtttGACGTCCATATAGGAcactttcttttattttgacCAGCTAAAAATCGGTCGCTTGTCCCGGGGATAAGAATAGGAGTGGCTACAGGTCGTTACCTTTGCCACGATCGAGAATTTTTGTGCATTCGAGGATCGTTGTCCCGATCGGGATGGACGGCAATCCACATGAAACCACTACAATAGTGTCCTCTATCGAGATTCACAAGAAGCCAAACTGGACAAGCGGATCGttgttaatatttattaaCTCCTTCCATGTAGTGCCCACTATTCAAATATTGTTGTTCAACACGCTTTGAAAGCATCGATGAaagaaatagcaaaaaagttAAATCAATAGGTTAACATTTAAGAAAAAGCAATAAAGCTTCTAGCAAActtttgaaaatgcaaacaaacatgaAATATCCTCCTTTAATTTATACAAGATTGCCCAACAAGATGGAATTCTACTTACGAAATGATTATAGAATGTTCATATAGTTATAGATCGTATAGTTAAAAAGCAAATCTCTGTAGTATCGTGTTTGGCCGCTGAAGGATTTAATTAAAAGCTGAACAAAAATTTTAAGCTACTAtgaaaaaattattaaatgagAAATTAACACTGAAAGCGGAACAAATACTAACGAAAACGAAGATatcaatgaaaataataatgacGAAATCGGGGATTACTTAAAACAATATGGCACAAACGGACATAGAATGAATCCTTAAATGGTAGCAACagcgaaaaagtatttacccTATCCTTTTTGAActagtaaaacaatatttgagCGTTCTGGCAACATATGTTGCGAACGATTTTTATTAAAGCTGGACAAATCTCAACTGAAAGAGGGAACATATTAACTTCAAAATagctaaaatattttttttattcagcacAATTATGAATTATTTCTCAGTCTTACTCAGTCAGTCATTTCTCAGTCAGTCTTTTTAATAACATTTAATGAATTAATTCCTTTTCTTGTTACcaatgtaatattttttacaaGTATGTATAAGTTGcattattgttgtttatttagttCAAATACATTTAAGAATTAGTTTTATCAGAATGCACAACCATTTGGTTTTCATTGGGTGTATTGGTTGTaagttaaaaaatgtatgaattaaTGAATTCATAGAAATAATATACCTGAGTTAAATTTGATCCATAATGGGCTGTTGAATATGTAGCATGCAAAATGCagataataaaaacataatataCGCAATAAtcgattcttcttctacttgaCCTAACGTCCTGCGGGGACATGACGACCGATAAAGGCAATCGAAACTGTTGTGAACACCTTGGGTGACTGAGCGCAGCAGAATGAAATCATTGATTTGTATGTGATCAAGcgtgttgaaagcgccaagatttggtgtgttcgtaaattagactttcttctatcgatggacgatgccgtcgagctcatttttcattcaatgctatggtttttgatgaaaaaaaggCTAATTGTGTGTAACgttattctaaaaaaaaatcggtattATTTCagtataaaatggctacatgaccaactacaacaataggaaacatcatttccgagcgaatctagaagaaagcaacgaaaaaagcGCATCactgttgattttaaaggacgtttttctaaattcccttaaacagGTGCAGTGTATAGCCTGGCGAGGCTGAAGAAGGCGTTATGCCAAAAGTAAGAAACTAATGTATCCTAATTTATTGTAACTCTAAAACTATTTATCTTTACTATATGTATACTATAACAACTACATCATAAGCTACTACAATTTATTATTGTTAatggaaaatagaaaaaggACTGAACAGGTGAGTGTAAATATTCACACGTGATATCTCACATTTGAGTGAAATCTCCTTAAGGTGTAGTCCAAGAAagtttgtatttgtttaatAGGAATATTTCGAAAGTCCTATAATTTTAATAGATGTTTTGGTAAAAAGGTAACtacttatttttttcacataTCTTTAGAAAATTGTATTGTTGTGAAGGGCACATGACGaacttatttttcaaaaataccTGAATATTAGTACATATTTTCTTTTGATACACCTTATCTCTACGACCGTTATACACTGgtatcccatacattttgtatgagaAGTGAtacttttcaat encodes:
- the LOC121592226 gene encoding zinc finger protein 853-like, which codes for MATGGVKSAGTATKPATSTPVSTGEVRRMLADAKADNETTVGIVKRLEEQIQLLRLQMEASNEQLKEALREVKEAREEARVREAEHREELRKEKELFNALLAQTLGGTGGARLESQQELQREQELLRRMESQQRQEQRQQLEDQQRQRWRQQQQQQQRQQRLPAQQWPTVQQSGRAQRQGVAESASSAVLDEPGTWVEVVRGNRRGNKQNGVNLPRQSAQQQPAHRQHQQWPHQRNGQQ